The bacterium DNA window TCGAATAGGCACTAACTGCCTAATTTTGGCAGATAATTAATACGTGCATTGATATTTACTGCTTGCACGTAAAGTTTATCAAATAAATTTATAGCTTGGCATCTATATAGCTTAAGAGCTATGATAATTATGTAATGAGAAGTTGAGTATACCGATGAGTTTGGAACATGGTGGGACAGCTTGAATGCGCAGGAACAGATTTCAATCGACGCTAGCATAAGTTTACTAGCTGAGCTTGGACCCAATCTACCCTTTCCTTTCAGCTCAGGCATTAAAAGATCGCGACACGCCCACATACGAGAGCTAAGGATACAACATAAAGGCAAACCATATAGGATACTTTATGCATTCGACCCGCGTCGAGTAGCATTGCTCTTGATTGGGGGCAATAAAAAAAGGAAGGGCGAATTGGTACAAAAAATCGATCTTACAAGCAGATCGGCTATACGATCAACATCTTGAGGAACTTTCAAAAGGAGACAAACTATGAGCAAGCCCTATAAGGACCTCCAAAGTAAAATGAGTGCGAAACAGCGCACAGAAAGTGCAAAGTTGACTAAACAAATGCTGAGCGAAATAGCTCTTTGCGAACTACGTCAGTCACTAAAATTGACTCAAAATCAAGTAGCTGAAAGCTTGCAAATTAAACAACCTTCATTAGCAAAGATAGAAAAGCAAAATGACATGTTTATCAGCACGCTTGCCAGAATTATCAACGCCCTAGGAGGAAAGCTCAAGATCATAGCTGCTTTCCCCGATCAAGAAGTGCTACTCGCGCAATTCACTAAACAAAATCGGCATTAGGTCTTAGCTTGATTAGCTTCGGTCGCCTTAGCAGTTACCTTAATCGAAAGTTCCTTAAGCTGCTGGTCACCGGCAAGAGACGGCGCACCAACCATTAAGTCCACACCCTTTTGCGTCTTTGGAAAAGCAATCACGTCACGAATCGAATCAGCCCCAGCAAGTAACATCACTATGCGGTCTACACCTAAGGCAATTCCGCCATGCGGTGGTGCTCCAAAGCGCAGCGCTTCGAGCAAGAATCCGAACTTTCGCTCTGCCTCTTCTGTAGAAATCCCCAGCAACGAAAAGACCTGCGACTGAATATCGGAACGATGAATTCGAATACTTCCGCCGCCAATTTCTTGGCCGTTAAGCACTAAATCATAGGCCTTGGCTCTAAGCTTCGTTGCGTCAGTCTTAAAAAGACGCAGGTCTTCCTCGGTCTCAATGATCGGACTGGTAAAGGGATGATGAATTGAAGTGTAAGTCTTAGTCTCCTTATCCCAACCAAATGCCGGAAAACGATCAACCCAAAGAAAACAAAGCTTCTTAGTATCAATCATGTTGAACTTTTTGGCTAAATGCACGCGTAGCGCACCAAGTGCTGCAGAAGTCACGTCGTAATCAGCAGCAACCATTAAAAGCGTTTCTCCGCCCTTAAGTCCAAGCTGAGCTTTAAGAGTTGCAGTTTCAGCAGCGGAAATGAATTTTCCAATTCCCCCCTTAAAGCCATCTCCTTCTAGAACCGACCAGGCCAGTCCCTTGGCGCCATAATTGGCAACAAAAGTTGTAAGTTCCTCAATGTCACTTCGGCTCAGCGCTTGATCCGGAGACAACACCAAAGTCTTAATGAACCCTTGAGCGCCAATCACGCTCTTAAAAACTTGAAACTCAGTTGACTTAAAAACTTGCGTTAGATCTTGAAGCTCAAGCCCAAAACGCATATCCGGAGCGTCAACTCCAAAGCGGTTCATGACTTCGTCATAACTCAATCGTGGAAATTTTGGCGTGAGCTCAACTGCAGCAGCATGCTTCCAAATATTAATCACCAAGCCCTCGACCAAGTCTTTGATGAAATCCTCGGTCGGGAAAGTTGTTTCGATATCAATCTGGGTAAACTCTGGCTGGCGGTTGGCACGAAAGTCTTCATCACGAAAACAACGCACCACTTGATAGTAACGGTCAAGGCCAGCAATCATTAGCACTTGCTTAAAAAGCTGCGGCGACTGTGGGAGCGCATAAAATTCCCCGGGACTTAAACGACACGGCACAAGAAAATCGCGTGCTCCTTCGGGGGTAGTTTTAGTCAAAAATGGCGTTTCGACTTCAGTAAAACCGTTGGTATCTAGATAACTGCGTGTGGCCTGGTAAACTCGGTGCCGCATGCGTAAAATTTGCTGCATTTTTGGGCGGCGTAAATCGAGATAGCGATATTTTAAACGCACTTCTTCCTTGAGGTCCTGTGCGTCTTCAATCATAAAGGGCAGAGGCTCGCATTCGGAAAGAATCTTTAAGCTTGTCACCGAAACTTCAATTTCGCCTGTACCCAAATCCTTTTTCTCTGTTCCTTGTGGGCGTTTCTCCACGCTGCCTGTAATTTGAATTACAAATTCAGATCTGAGTTTTTCGGCTAAGCTAAACGATTCCTGCGCTTCTGGCTTAAAGACAATTTGCGTGTGACCTGAGTAATCAGCCAGGTCAACAAACACTAGTCCCCCGTGGTCGCGGCGGCGACGTACCCAGCCTGACAATTTCACAGTTTGACCAATATCACTCGCACGTAAATCTCCTGCACGGTGGGTTCGCATCGCTTCGATTTCGTAAATATTTTTCATTGCTTCTTCCTAACCTATGTCGTTTCCTTACTCAAATCTTTTGCTTTTTGAAACTCTTCCTGGGCTTTCGTTCGCTCTTGCTTGAGCTCATATAAAACACCCAAGTTTGTATGACTTGCTGGGTCATTTGGATTTAATTCCAAGGCTTGCTTGAGTGCCTGCTCGGCGCCGACAAGATCACTTAGTTTCAATAAAATCCAGCCCAGTGTTGCCTGTAATGAAAAGTTAGTTGGATGCTTAGTTGCAACTTGACTCAAGACTTCACGGGCTTGCGTAAAATTTTCGGCTTCGGCTAAGACCAAGGCATATTGCAAGGCGACTTCCGGATTTGTCGAATCTTTTAGATGCGCTGCTGCGAGCAAGTTTCTTGCTGCTTCAGCGCGACCAGATTTTGCATAAAGCCTGCCCAGCGCAGCTTGCACACGTAAATCTTGCCCCAGCAATAACTCAGCAGCCTTAAGATCTTTTTCGGCACGATCATTTTTACCGAGTTCGAGTCCCAAGACCCCCGCGCGAAGATAAGCCTCTGCATAGTCTGACTTTAAAGTCTTGGTCTGCTCATAGAGCTCAAACGCCTCTTGTTTTTTACCAGCCTTGTCTAAGAGCAGTGCTAAACGAAACTTCGACCCCGCATCTTTCGGCTTAATCTTCACAGCCTCTCTTAACAATTCCTCCGCACGCTCAATATCCCCAGAACGTTCATAAACAAGCGCTAACCCCTGCACGGCTTGCACAGTCTCAGGACTTAATTCACGGGCTTTTTCAAAATTTGTCTTTGCTGCAAGGAGATCGTTCTTGAGATTTGCCAAGACGCCAAGTGCGACATAAAAAAGCGGATCAGGCCGAAGCTCTATCGCTTTTTTATACTGTTCTTCTGCTTCACTAAGTTGATTTAACTTCTGCAAAGTCAAACCCAAATTGTAATAGGCGTCGGCAAGCTGT harbors:
- a CDS encoding XRE family transcriptional regulator, translated to MSKPYKDLQSKMSAKQRTESAKLTKQMLSEIALCELRQSLKLTQNQVAESLQIKQPSLAKIEKQNDMFISTLARIINALGGKLKIIAAFPDQEVLLAQFTKQNRH
- the aspS gene encoding aspartate--tRNA ligase, coding for MKNIYEIEAMRTHRAGDLRASDIGQTVKLSGWVRRRRDHGGLVFVDLADYSGHTQIVFKPEAQESFSLAEKLRSEFVIQITGSVEKRPQGTEKKDLGTGEIEVSVTSLKILSECEPLPFMIEDAQDLKEEVRLKYRYLDLRRPKMQQILRMRHRVYQATRSYLDTNGFTEVETPFLTKTTPEGARDFLVPCRLSPGEFYALPQSPQLFKQVLMIAGLDRYYQVVRCFRDEDFRANRQPEFTQIDIETTFPTEDFIKDLVEGLVINIWKHAAAVELTPKFPRLSYDEVMNRFGVDAPDMRFGLELQDLTQVFKSTEFQVFKSVIGAQGFIKTLVLSPDQALSRSDIEELTTFVANYGAKGLAWSVLEGDGFKGGIGKFISAAETATLKAQLGLKGGETLLMVAADYDVTSAALGALRVHLAKKFNMIDTKKLCFLWVDRFPAFGWDKETKTYTSIHHPFTSPIIETEEDLRLFKTDATKLRAKAYDLVLNGQEIGGGSIRIHRSDIQSQVFSLLGISTEEAERKFGFLLEALRFGAPPHGGIALGVDRIVMLLAGADSIRDVIAFPKTQKGVDLMVGAPSLAGDQQLKELSIKVTAKATEANQAKT
- a CDS encoding tetratricopeptide repeat protein, with the translated sequence MSNLKTIILSFTLLLVARDLQAEDCVQAVQLVRQGIAAMERPEDAKNSFTAALTACPQLADAYYNLGLTLQKLNQLSEAEEQYKKAIELRPDPLFYVALGVLANLKNDLLAAKTNFEKARELSPETVQAVQGLALVYERSGDIERAEELLREAVKIKPKDAGSKFRLALLLDKAGKKQEAFELYEQTKTLKSDYAEAYLRAGVLGLELGKNDRAEKDLKAAELLLGQDLRVQAALGRLYAKSGRAEAARNLLAAAHLKDSTNPEVALQYALVLAEAENFTQAREVLSQVATKHPTNFSLQATLGWILLKLSDLVGAEQALKQALELNPNDPASHTNLGVLYELKQERTKAQEEFQKAKDLSKETT